The following proteins come from a genomic window of Larimichthys crocea isolate SSNF chromosome III, L_crocea_2.0, whole genome shotgun sequence:
- the cxcl12a gene encoding chemokine (C-X-C motif) ligand 12a (stromal cell-derived factor 1), with protein MDVKLLAVVAAFMVIYAPPSQAKPISLVERCYCRSTVNNIPRSYIRELRFIHTPNCPFQVIAKLKTSKEVCVNPEIRWLQQYLKNAINKMKKSKQGN; from the exons ATGGATGTGAAACTGCTGGCGGTCGTGGCTGCGTTCATGGTGATATATGCGCCTCCATCACAAG cGAAGCCCATCAGCCTGGTGGAGAGATGCTACTGTCGCTCAACAGTCAACAACATCCCACGAAGCTACATTCGAGAGCTTAGGTTCATCCACACGCCCAACTGCCCCTTCCAAGTGAT tGCCAAGCTGAAGACAAgcaaagaggtgtgtgtgaacCCCGAGATCCGGTGGCTGCAGCAGTACCTGAAGAATGCTATCAACAA GATGAAGAAATCCAAACAGGGGAACTAA